A genomic segment from Natator depressus isolate rNatDep1 chromosome 19, rNatDep2.hap1, whole genome shotgun sequence encodes:
- the FAM229A gene encoding protein FAM229A — translation MSSQETPQARRFPIEAGDSPSLAAAPETQEPVATEHTAARQLRRCPGCHCLTLPNVPIDVYIAMGGNGRPRTT, via the exons ATGAGCTCCCAGGAGACCCCACAAGCTCGGAGATTTCCCATAGAGGCAGGAGATTCTCCCAGCCTGGCAGCTGCTCCAGAGACCCAGGAGCCAGTTGCCACTGAGCACACTGCAGCAAG gcagctgagaaGATGCCCCGGGTGCCACTGCCTGACCCTGCCCAACGTTCCCATTGACGTTTACATTGCCATGGGTGGGAACGGGAGGCCACGGACCACTTAA
- the TSSK3 gene encoding testis-specific serine/threonine-protein kinase 3, whose product MEEFLFSNGYQLGKTIGEGTYSKVKEAFSKKHQQKVAVKIIDKMGGPEEFIQRFLPRELQIVRRLDHKNIIRVYEMLESADGKIYLVMELAEDGDVFDCVLHGGPLPESRAKVLFRQLVDAIRYCHSCGVAHRDLKCENALLQGFNLKLTDFGFAKLLPKNRKELSQTFCGSTAYAAPEVLQGVPHDSRKGDIWSMGVILYVMLCASLPFDDTDIPKMLCHQQKGVSIPGHLEISDECQDLLKSLLEPDMILRPSIEEVGWHPWLANS is encoded by the exons atggaggagttTTTATTCTCCAATGGCTACCAGCTGGGCAAGACCATTGGGGAGGGGACGTACTCAAAAGTGAAAGAGGCCTTCTCAAAAAAGCACCAGCAGAAAGTGGCAGTTAAAATTATTGATAAGATGGGGGGCCCGGAAG AATTTATCCAGAGATTCCTGCCTCGAGAGCTCCAGATCGTCAGACGCCTGGATCACAAGAACATCATCCGGGTGTACGAGATGCTGGAGTCCGCCGATGGGAAGATCTACTTGGTGATGGAGCTGGCAGAAGACGGGGACGTTTTTGACTGCGTTCTGCATGGAGGTCCTTTGCCCGAGAGCCGTGCCAAGGTGCTCTTCCGCCAGCTGGTAGACGCGATCCGCTACTGCCACAGTTGTGGCGTGGCGCACCGGGACCTGAAGTGTGAGAATGCCTTGCTGCAAGGCTTTAACTTGAAGCTGACGGACTTTGGATTTGCCAAGTTGCTCCCAAAGAATCGGAAGGAGCTGAGCCAGACATTCTGCGGCAGCACGGCCTACGCTGCGCCAGAGGTGCTCCAGGGCGTGCCCCATGACAGTCGGAAAGGGGACATCTGGAGCATGGGCGTTATTCTCTACGTTATGCTGTGCGCTAGCCTCCCCTTTGACGACACAGACATCCCCAAGATGctgtgccaccagcagaaagggGTCTCCATTCCTGGGCACCTGGAGATCTCCGATGAATGCCAGGATCTCCTGAAAAGCCTCTTGGAACCAGACATGATCCTGAGGCCTTCCATTGAAGAAGTTGGTTGGCACCCATGGCTGGCAAACTCCTGA